A window of Candidatus Jettenia caeni contains these coding sequences:
- a CDS encoding NAD-dependent epimerase/dehydratase yields MNFWTNKKILVTGGAGFLGSFVVERLKARGVTNIGIPRSKDYDLVESDACKRLYKDTKPDIVIHLAAKVGGIGANRSNPGKFFYDNLMMGVQMMEEGRRSGIEKFVTIGTICAYPKFTPVPFKEEDLWNGYPEETNAPYGLAKKILLVQSQAYRQQYGFNAIYLLPVNLYGPGDNFDLDSSHVIPALIRKCAEARYSEAKVKAKDKVESSEPALPQPSIIVWGTGKPTREFLYVEDAAEGILLAAERYNKPEPVNLGAGFEISIKDLMDLIARLMNFKGRIIWDTSKPDGQPRRKLDTSRAYEEFGFKAKIPLEEGLKRTIIWYRENR; encoded by the coding sequence ATGAATTTCTGGACAAACAAAAAAATTTTAGTTACCGGCGGCGCCGGGTTTCTTGGTTCCTTCGTTGTGGAAAGATTAAAAGCACGAGGCGTTACCAATATAGGTATACCAAGAAGCAAAGATTATGACCTTGTTGAAAGTGATGCATGCAAAAGGCTGTATAAAGATACCAAACCGGATATTGTTATTCACCTCGCAGCAAAGGTTGGCGGTATAGGTGCTAACCGCTCAAACCCGGGTAAGTTTTTTTATGATAACCTGATGATGGGGGTTCAGATGATGGAAGAAGGAAGGCGTTCAGGTATAGAAAAATTTGTAACCATTGGCACTATCTGTGCCTATCCAAAATTTACCCCTGTACCTTTTAAAGAAGAGGATTTATGGAATGGCTATCCGGAAGAAACCAACGCGCCTTACGGTCTGGCAAAGAAGATACTTTTAGTACAATCACAGGCATACCGGCAGCAATACGGTTTTAATGCTATCTACCTTTTACCCGTTAATCTTTATGGGCCGGGGGATAATTTTGACTTAGACTCTTCCCATGTCATTCCTGCGCTTATAAGAAAATGTGCAGAGGCAAGGTATTCTGAGGCTAAGGTTAAGGCTAAGGACAAGGTTGAATCCTCTGAGCCTGCACTTCCTCAACCTTCTATCATTGTTTGGGGAACAGGAAAACCTACGAGAGAATTCTTATATGTGGAAGATGCTGCTGAGGGAATCCTTCTTGCTGCTGAGCGGTACAATAAGCCGGAACCTGTTAACCTTGGCGCAGGGTTTGAGATTTCCATAAAAGATCTCATGGATCTGATTGCGCGTTTAATGAACTTTAAGGGAAGAATTATCTGGGACACATCGAAGCCTGACGGTCAGCCCAGAAGAAAACTGGATACTTCCAGGGCTTATGAAGAATTCGGATTTAAGGCAAAGATACCTCTTGAGGAAGGATTGAAGCGAACAATTATATGGTATAGAGAAAATAGGTAA
- a CDS encoding polysaccharide biosynthesis protein, translating to MKFLPSFVRVRLEGRVNLQNILANTGWLFIDKILRMGVGLFVGVWIARYLGPEQFGLYSYAIAFVSLFGAFATLGLDGIVVRDIVRYPSCKDEILGTAFILKLVGGMLTFLLITGTIFFLHPHDNLIHWLAGIIAFGMIFQSFDTIDFWFQSQVQSKYTVYAKNAAFLLIALLKVVLILIRAPLIAFAFAGLAEIIFSAVGLTIACKLYGYTPKIWWWSFSWGKKLLRDSWPLILAGFSIAIYMKIDQVMLGEMVGHESVGIYSAAIRISEIWYFIPTAIVSSVFPSIIRARSVDEKLYYRRLQKLFSLMTALALTIAILMTFLSKTVIILFFGKSFEASGSILSIHIWASLFVFLGVAQSPWDLAENLTRLSLMRTIVGAIINIVLNFILIPLFSIIGAAIATIISYAFSAYISNLFNGKTRPIFFYQTKSVFFIKYLWVLGGKKYQEHNSHMVK from the coding sequence ATGAAATTCCTGCCATCCTTCGTTCGTGTCAGATTAGAAGGCCGTGTTAATTTACAGAATATACTGGCAAATACTGGCTGGCTATTTATTGATAAGATATTGCGTATGGGTGTTGGGTTGTTTGTTGGAGTATGGATTGCGCGGTATCTGGGGCCAGAGCAATTTGGACTCTATAGCTATGCAATCGCTTTTGTTTCATTATTTGGTGCATTTGCTACATTAGGATTAGATGGAATTGTGGTACGGGATATTGTTCGATACCCATCTTGTAAGGATGAGATACTTGGTACTGCCTTTATACTCAAACTTGTAGGAGGGATGTTAACATTCCTCTTGATAACAGGAACTATTTTTTTTCTTCATCCTCATGATAATCTAATCCACTGGCTAGCTGGTATTATAGCGTTCGGGATGATTTTTCAGTCGTTTGATACTATTGATTTCTGGTTTCAATCACAGGTACAATCAAAATACACTGTTTATGCGAAGAACGCTGCTTTCTTACTCATTGCTCTCTTAAAAGTTGTTCTAATTCTCATTAGGGCACCATTAATTGCTTTTGCATTTGCTGGATTAGCAGAAATCATCTTTAGTGCGGTGGGTTTAACAATTGCCTGTAAATTATACGGCTATACACCAAAAATTTGGTGGTGGAGCTTTTCATGGGGAAAGAAGCTGCTTAGGGATAGTTGGCCGTTAATTCTTGCAGGTTTTTCTATAGCAATATATATGAAAATTGATCAGGTAATGCTCGGAGAAATGGTTGGCCATGAGTCTGTAGGTATTTATTCGGCTGCAATTAGAATATCTGAGATATGGTATTTTATTCCAACAGCGATTGTTTCATCTGTATTTCCTTCCATAATCCGAGCTAGAAGTGTAGACGAAAAACTATACTATAGAAGGTTGCAAAAGTTATTTAGTTTAATGACAGCTTTAGCTTTAACTATAGCCATTCTGATGACATTTCTGTCTAAAACTGTTATCATACTATTCTTTGGTAAAAGTTTTGAGGCATCGGGTTCTATTTTGTCTATACATATTTGGGCATCCTTGTTCGTTTTTTTGGGAGTTGCACAAAGTCCATGGGATCTAGCAGAAAATCTCACTAGGCTTTCCTTAATGAGAACGATTGTCGGGGCTATTATAAACATTGTTCTTAACTTTATTCTAATTCCTTTATTTTCTATAATCGGAGCCGCCATTGCTACGATTATTTCCTATGCGTTTTCAGCTTATATCTCAAATTTATTTAATGGCAAAACAAGGCCAATTTTTTTTTATCAAACCAAATCTGTATTTTTTATTAAATACCTTTGGGTATTAGGTGGGAAAAAGTATCAAGAACATAACTCTCATATGGTTAAGTAA
- a CDS encoding putative glycosyltransferase: MIFYSQRHEKLKKNILLVRFDAIGDFILWLDAAKRFRELFPEGENRITLLGNQAWISLAEKIPYFDEVWLLDRQKFLRNIPYRLKMMKKVRQTGFDTVIQPAFSREFLFGDAIVRISGAKEKIGSQGNYSNINPWQKRISDRWYTRLIPATKEPLMELERNAEFMRGLGLADFKAGIPDLPSSCVMSVDINIKNYYILFPGVSAEIKQWPLSHFKELAVRIYRSTGWVGVVCGGPGEELLGKRLVQSVDVPLQNWVGRTSLQELAVIIRGAHVVIGNDTSAIHISAAVSAPSVCILGGGHFGRFMPYRLEMETKKILPVAVIHKMDCFGCNWHCIYPIQKGSAAPCITEISVNTVWDETIKMLKRERSPMI; encoded by the coding sequence TTGATTTTTTATAGCCAGAGGCATGAAAAATTAAAAAAAAATATTCTTTTGGTTAGATTTGACGCCATCGGTGACTTTATTCTTTGGCTCGATGCAGCAAAGAGGTTTAGGGAGTTGTTTCCTGAAGGAGAAAATAGAATTACATTATTAGGAAATCAAGCATGGATCTCTCTTGCTGAAAAAATACCTTATTTTGATGAAGTATGGTTGCTTGATAGACAAAAATTTTTGAGAAACATACCCTATCGTCTCAAGATGATGAAAAAAGTTCGCCAGACTGGTTTTGATACGGTTATTCAGCCTGCATTCTCACGTGAATTTTTATTCGGTGATGCCATAGTAAGAATTAGTGGTGCAAAAGAAAAGATCGGTTCTCAAGGGAATTACTCAAATATAAATCCATGGCAAAAGCGTATTAGCGACCGCTGGTATACCCGGCTTATACCAGCAACCAAAGAACCACTCATGGAATTAGAGCGTAATGCTGAATTCATGCGTGGGCTTGGTTTGGCAGATTTCAAGGCTGGCATTCCTGATTTGCCATCATCCTGTGTTATGTCAGTCGATATTAACATTAAGAATTATTACATACTGTTTCCTGGTGTAAGTGCAGAGATTAAGCAATGGCCTTTATCCCACTTCAAGGAGTTAGCAGTGCGAATTTACCGGAGCACTGGATGGGTTGGGGTTGTATGCGGTGGACCAGGAGAAGAGTTATTGGGTAAGAGGCTAGTACAGAGTGTAGATGTTCCACTGCAGAACTGGGTAGGGCGCACTTCTTTGCAAGAGTTAGCTGTGATTATCCGTGGCGCACATGTTGTGATCGGGAATGATACGAGTGCTATACATATTTCTGCAGCAGTATCAGCACCATCTGTGTGTATTTTAGGCGGTGGACATTTTGGACGGTTTATGCCATACCGTTTGGAAATGGAAACAAAAAAGATACTACCTGTGGCAGTTATTCATAAAATGGATTGTTTTGGGTGTAATTGGCATTGTATTTATCCTATCCAAAAAGGAAGCGCTGCACCTTGTATAACAGAAATTTCAGTAAATACTGTTTGGGATGAAACCATAAAGATGTTAAAACGCGAAAGATCTCCGATGATATGA
- a CDS encoding putative methyltransferase: MILRRIFENVENGFYVDVGAHHPKRFSNTFYFYKKGWSGINIDAMPGSMSLFNKIRPRDINIEAAVSNEKEEVIFYIFNEVALNTFDSKLVLERTNNDYYVVKKQKIVTKELKEILWNILPKNKKIHFMSIDVEGFDLKVVQSNNWELFRPEYLLVEHYGSNINEIQNSDLYKFIIGKNYELYAKSVLTVFFKDKSNYLK; the protein is encoded by the coding sequence ATGATCCTACGCCGCATATTTGAAAACGTTGAAAACGGATTTTATGTTGATGTTGGTGCCCATCATCCGAAGCGTTTTTCCAATACTTTCTATTTTTATAAGAAAGGGTGGTCTGGTATCAATATAGATGCGATGCCTGGCAGTATGAGTCTTTTTAACAAAATAAGGCCTAGAGATATAAATATAGAAGCAGCTGTATCAAACGAAAAGGAAGAGGTGATTTTCTACATATTTAATGAGGTAGCACTTAATACATTTGACAGTAAGCTTGTTCTTGAGCGAACAAATAATGACTACTATGTAGTAAAAAAACAAAAAATTGTCACAAAAGAATTAAAAGAAATACTTTGGAATATTTTACCTAAAAACAAGAAAATACATTTCATGTCCATTGATGTTGAAGGATTCGATTTGAAAGTAGTCCAATCAAATAATTGGGAACTTTTTAGACCAGAGTACCTTTTAGTTGAACATTACGGTTCAAATATAAATGAAATTCAAAATAGTGATTTATACAAATTTATAATTGGGAAAAATTATGAACTCTATGCTAAATCGGTGTTAACAGTATTTTTTAAAGATAAATCAAACTATCTGAAATAG
- a CDS encoding putative glycosyltransferase: protein MESDTLSMNCKICELESLEFSRAKVLKKYDIKYFRCTHCGFIQTEEPYWIDEAYSDVINRSDIGLVSRSITLCSIVKTLVFAFFNRNVKFIDYAGGYGLFVRMMRDIGLDFYHYDKYCPNLFAQDFEAKTNGNCHYELLTAFEVFEHLASPIDEIQEMLSFSRNILFTTQLVPANTPKPNDWWYYGLDHGQHVSFYSQKSLSVIAEKFNLNIYSNGRSFHLLTEKKISPFLFNVLSRYKVAALVNMVFNWRSLIQADYKRVTT from the coding sequence TTGGAATCTGATACTTTATCTATGAATTGTAAAATTTGTGAATTAGAATCCCTTGAATTTTCAAGAGCTAAGGTTCTGAAGAAGTACGATATCAAATATTTTAGATGTACCCATTGTGGCTTCATTCAAACAGAAGAGCCGTATTGGATTGATGAGGCGTATTCTGATGTGATCAATAGAAGTGACATAGGATTGGTCAGCAGGAGTATAACCCTCTGTAGTATAGTAAAGACTCTTGTGTTTGCCTTTTTTAACAGAAATGTAAAATTTATTGATTACGCAGGGGGTTATGGATTATTTGTCCGTATGATGAGAGATATTGGACTTGATTTTTATCATTATGATAAATATTGCCCTAATCTTTTTGCCCAAGATTTTGAAGCTAAGACTAATGGAAATTGTCACTATGAGCTACTTACAGCATTTGAAGTTTTTGAGCATTTGGCAAGCCCAATCGATGAAATACAAGAAATGCTATCATTCTCCAGAAATATCCTTTTTACTACTCAGTTAGTTCCCGCAAATACTCCAAAGCCAAATGACTGGTGGTATTACGGTCTTGATCACGGGCAGCATGTGTCTTTTTATTCCCAAAAGTCATTGTCCGTTATAGCAGAAAAATTCAATTTAAATATATACTCTAACGGGAGATCTTTTCATCTGTTGACTGAGAAAAAGATTTCACCATTTTTATTTAACGTGCTATCTAGGTACAAAGTGGCTGCTTTAGTTAATATGGTTTTTAACTGGAGATCATTGATCCAAGCTGATTATAAAAGAGTCACTACATAA
- a CDS encoding putative methyltransferase: MDGWQLKTPVAFLIFNRPDTTEKVFEVIRQAKPPKLLVVADGPRTDRPGEVEKCAATRAIIDRVDWDCEVLKNYSDINMGCKQCISSGLDWVFDTVGEAIILEDDCLPHLTFFRFCGELLEKYRSDERIALIGGINFQFGKKRTNNSYYFSRYNHIWGWASWSRAWQYYNVEMSAWPLIRDGKWLEDILGDSRLAKHWEGVFQATFEGEIDTWDYQWTFACWMQGALSILPNSNLVSNIGFSTEATHTTGQNAFANMRAESLEFPLLHPRYLIRDAMADKYTERVHFSINSIPIRVINKFKKILNKL; this comes from the coding sequence ATGGACGGTTGGCAGTTAAAAACACCTGTCGCCTTTCTTATTTTTAACCGACCTGATACTACGGAAAAGGTCTTCGAAGTTATTCGCCAGGCGAAACCGCCGAAGCTATTGGTTGTTGCTGATGGGCCCCGTACAGATCGCCCTGGTGAAGTGGAAAAGTGTGCGGCAACTCGTGCAATTATTGATCGGGTAGATTGGGATTGTGAAGTATTGAAAAATTACTCCGATATAAATATGGGCTGTAAGCAATGCATATCGAGCGGGTTAGACTGGGTATTCGATACCGTTGGAGAGGCAATTATCCTTGAAGATGATTGTCTTCCACATCTAACCTTCTTTCGCTTTTGTGGAGAATTATTAGAAAAGTATCGGAGTGATGAGCGTATTGCTCTGATTGGTGGTATAAATTTCCAATTTGGCAAAAAGCGGACAAACAATAGTTACTATTTTTCCCGATATAACCATATATGGGGTTGGGCTTCCTGGAGCAGGGCATGGCAATATTATAATGTTGAGATGAGCGCATGGCCCTTAATTCGAGATGGTAAATGGCTCGAAGATATCCTAGGAGATTCAAGATTAGCCAAACACTGGGAAGGGGTTTTTCAAGCAACATTTGAGGGTGAGATTGATACGTGGGACTATCAATGGACCTTTGCTTGCTGGATGCAAGGGGCATTATCTATTCTACCAAATTCAAATCTGGTATCGAATATAGGATTTAGTACAGAGGCAACACATACAACCGGACAAAATGCTTTTGCCAATATGAGAGCAGAATCCCTTGAGTTTCCTCTCTTACACCCACGATATTTAATACGTGACGCAATGGCAGATAAATATACAGAACGAGTTCACTTCTCAATTAACTCTATACCAATAAGGGTGATAAATAAATTTAAGAAAATTTTAAATAAGTTATAA